A region of the Phyllopteryx taeniolatus isolate TA_2022b chromosome 9, UOR_Ptae_1.2, whole genome shotgun sequence genome:
gcagatgctcctcagtcagtgtgcaaatggagcagatgctactctggcattagtggccagtattggtcaacaacagatatgcaaatagtgcagcgtggcaagactactacagtgagtccacgagtaatgtataattggccccacagaaatgtgacaacaaactcaagtcaaaaaattgccagcttgttgtaatggaattgcaggttaggtgtttaagaagttgattgcaagagggaagaaggtgttggaatgtctgctagttctagtttgcattgatcggtagcgcctacctgacggaaggagctggaagagctggtgaccggcaTGTGGAGGGTCctagaggattttgcacactcttgtcttagttctggcagcgtgcaagtcctcaagagtgggtaggggtgtaccgacaatcctttcagcagttttgattgtcctttgcagtcggagtttgtcattttttgtagcagcaccaaaccagactgtgatggaagaacacaggactgattcgatgaccgctgtgtagaactgcctcagcagctcctgtggcaggctgtgctttctcagaagccgcaggaagtacatcctctgctgggcctttttgttcacccacttcaggtcctgagagactgtaattcccaagaacttgaaagtctcgacggttgacacaaggcagctggacaacgtgaggggcagctgtggcgaaggatgcctcctgaagtccacgatcatctctacagtcttgagcgtgttcagctccaggttgtgtcggccgcaccacagctccagccgccccgcttcctgtcgatatgcagactcgtcaccgtccttgatgaggccgatgacagtggtgtcatctgcaaacttcaggagtttgacagccgggtgcgctgaggtgcagtcttTCGTGTAGAGAATGTccttaaacaactcaggacagagcaccttttgtttgaagccacccacttttcaagtgagcaaatgaATTGGAATAGACATAATTAATATAACTTGAAGTgaataacattgaatatttggtggcataaccctgacttgcaataactgcatcaagcctgtgacccatttacttcttcatttgaaatgcttttccaggcctttactgcagcctctttcagttcttgtttgtttctgggggtttctcctttcagtctcctcttcaggagggcAATAACTTTTTCACAGAGGGCCACTTAggtttgtatattttaattaaatataattaaaaaccttaatttaaaaaatgcattttgtttatttgtggtctttcactaatatttaaatttgtttgatgatgggaaacatttaagtgtagcaaatgtccaaaaaaatgactcaggaagggggcaaccactttttcacaccactttGTGCTTTCTATGCTCTTGAAACTTAGCATCTTTtagccttcacaagtgcatcaatatCAGGTGTCAAATCGTTAGTAGcagccaatttcagaatgtcatttaagtggtgAGTGGCCGTCAGTGTGCCctccagtgggaaaaaaaaaatagaaacaacagttagttttattgaaaaatagcactggATGTGTTTTCTATCCCTCTGATGGGCCGGTTTGGCCCTTGGGctgtatgtttgacaccactgtCCTAATGTATCAACTTTGCTGTTGATTTTAGATGGAGGGCAAAGGGAGTCTGACTCGGAGGAGAAGGAGCCAAAGCAAAGGATCGTCTCTTCTCCTTCTGTCTCCAGGAAGATCCCTGTGTCTCATGGCATGAGCCCATCAACGCTCATTGTAAGTTCAAGGAGAGCTCATTTAGACCTACGGTATGTTTTTTTGGATTATTTAATAGACATTACAGTGTCATGGTACTGTACTTAACACGCTCCCTCAGGCTCAGATCAAAAAGAGAGCAGAAGGACGACAGGAGACTGCAGAAGACCAGGAAAGTCCAAATGATGAAGTGGTGCCATCTTCCTCCCAGCTGCCTCGGCTTCCCCGCTCTCCTGCCCAGCTTGCTGGAGCCGCACGAGTACTTCCACCCATAGGTGCCACAGATGGAGGGTAACAGCAGCAGAAAACAAAAGATTAGTGCTGtgcaaataagtttttttttttctcacaaaatgttCCTTTGTTTCTCAGTGCGGTCTCTCCGGCTTGGCTGACAGAGTTGAAGTCCAAGAAGCGTATCAGTCAACATGAAGGGGAATGGTAGCTGAGCAGCATGTGGCAGGTCAGGACTAAattaaatactatatatatatatatatatatatatatatatatatatatatatatatatatcctggaCACTCAATATCAGTTatatttattatcattactaAGGGCTGAAATACATATTGCTGTGTTGTTTTCTGCCTTCCACTATATgtacaaaggtattgggacacctgtCCTTGAACAGACTATGCACCAGTACAGTGGACGCCCACATACCCATGGATGCACATATTcgcaggttttcttttttccccaagcaCCCTCCTTTCCACAACCCCTCCAGTGGGGGGAACCAACCCTTATTGGTGGCATGTCCTCAATTATTCAAGCATTTCTGGCGGTCTAAAAAATATAAGGTTAGCCCTAATAGGTTGCCAAAAcgcttcattttagtttaaaatggcttattttaaccaggatccctcgccgtATCATGGCTGTTGTCGGTTTTGCACGGTCTTGGTGCTGTAAAATGCATCAATTCACGCTGGCTGAGAACATTAGCCGCTGGTTAGCTGCTAGCAATCCTCTGCCACGATGTGATGAATTAATCTTgcacaactttctcccattcaatCTGCCGCGGTCGCCCTCTTGAACATCCATGTAACTCTTTAGGCACAGCCAACGGACGCCTCGTTCCGTGATGATAATCATCTCGGGGAGAAGGCTATGTTCACCCGTGATTCATAATAAACTACAGGACTTGGAAGCTACTGTACAAGTGCGCAAATGTGCTTGTGCATCGAGTCAAAATGGGGGCTGTAAAACAAAGGCAGTAAATATGGCAGGGCAGCATCTTGCCGTAGTCATTAAACATTCTGATTCAGCGTTCATTTTTTGTCGTTGTTTTGCCTAACAATACACCAAGGTCACGATTcgacttttttttgggtggggtaaaaaaaaaacaagattctgATAGCTAAAACTGgactatttattttgaaaacacaaTTATACATAGTTGTAGGactgcacaattaatcgaattttaatcatgatcgcgattttggctgcAACGATGAAATGagcctttatttttatttttttttaaatgcgggcactgctgcatatggaaatattgaagtttattgagaatcagagtcaaactgaacaaagtttctagaggggagagagaaacgaagacaaaagacaaagcactaattgtaaacaggatgagaaaagtaagtcattgtattatctacaacaatgaatcattaaatatgagtgttgcatggggctatagtgctacaccctgtgagggaaggacaggacaagatagaacaggacaaggataggagaagaagcatgcaggacaagggtcgtgaacccggctgtacaactgaagtgtagcattaattatgtaaattataaaagtctataggatgCGGGTATgggtgaggggatacacaatcaattcgcatattcatgagttatatgtcgcaataagtgagtggccccacacccagtgaaaaagtcccaggggtgtgtgcctgcggacacatgcaagtgaattgacactgttttacatgcacaaagactgacataagtgtcctgtaattgctgtgccggcaccgcggaggctgaagaccccacccaatcaatcgaagGCCGGGAGCGTTTCCAGGGGTccaccgagagcagcccggtggacgggacacgtcccacaccgagggacccagggcggtccgcagGGACCCCCACAGCTACCTTGGCCACCTTGGGGCAGTGTGTTGCGATGTATGCATCGAGCTACACATTTGCagtaagctttaaaaaaaaaaaaaaaaaagtagaaagtcACAATAAAACTTTCAACTATTTCTGTtgcatgtttagttttacagtaaactacaacTGTGGTGTCATTGTCATGgaattcccccccgcccccaaaatgGCATCATATcgggtgtcaattatttgcagatttccgCTATTTGTTGTTGGGCTTTGTCCCTATCCCCACTGTACCCCCACTGtactcacaaaatgttttttctctttccggtgaaatttcaggattaacctaaaatgcactacaaccttttcaggtgaacttaatttcaCCTACTCTAACCCTTTGAATgaacatgtccaactgtttatTATTTccgtactttttgcacaaatcGTTgtttctaacaaggagctgaatggcaaaatttacGGCAGGCGTTTGATCAAGAGTTGaccctttctgtgactcctccaATCTCTCTATATCTTTGTCAACTTGTTGATGATGCTCTGTGACACGCAAGGCTCAGTTGAATTGAACCAGGATATATATTGatccattcatggatcaaacacctgctttTAATTTTGAGGTTCCGCCCATTGTTAGAGAGCATcaggttgtgcaaaaagtactgaatcaTTGAGCAATTGGATATGCGCATTCAAAGGTTTACAGAAGGTCATTTTAGtttacctgtaaaggttatagtgcattttaggttcaccctgaaatttcacacaaaagcgaaatatcccaaactttttgtgagtagtgtatgcaACTGGTACAATTGGGGCCAGGCAAGTTTTTGTCAGAGAAAACTATTAGGGCTAAACTGCTCTGCAACTGCAAAACCAGGTACTGTTTCTCGTACCAGGTTCGCCAGGGTTCCCAGCATACTGAGTCAATACAATACCTGGTCACTTATGGATCGAGCAGTTTCGCCATCTCGTCATTGTAATATTTGAAGATAAACTGGTagaaagtacaataaaaaaaacacagtacatTCTAACCTTACCCTGTTGAGGCAGTATTTTACTCCACAGTTTCTACTTTGCTGCATCCGTCTGTTTTTTTGCTGCACTCTGTCTCCTCTTGAATAAAATCGTTCTTCTGACTGCAAcatgtaaaacgtaaataaaagcagaataccaTGACATGCAAACCCTTTTCattctgtattcaattaaataaattacaaaggcaagatatttaatgttgaaactgatcaactttgtttttttggcaaatattcactcctttttaatttaatgtgtggaacatgttccaaaaaagttgtgacagtggcatgtttaccactgtgttaccttTCCCTTTAAGGGCATTCaataagtgtttgggaactgaggactctaattgttgaagctttgtaggtggaattctttcccattcttgcttgatgtacaacttcagttgctcaacagtccggggtctccgttgttgtatttgcactgataacaatctatgatttccaaaaacaattggaagTGTGGCCTCATCAGAccccagcacacttttccactttgcgtcagacCATCTCAGATGAGGTGAATAGTCTGAGAGAAGCCAGCAGCaattctgggtgttgttgacacatggctttcgctttgcatggtagaatttttatattgcatttatagatgatgatgatgatgccagtttttaatgcagtgccatcTGAGGGAtgtgaaggtcacgggcattcaatgttggattttggccttgctgcttatgtgcagagatttctccagattttctgaatcTTCTTGATATtctggaccatagatgatgaaatccctaaatttctcgCAATTATACACtgagaaacgttcttaaactgttcgactagttGCTCaggcagttgttcacaaagtggtgaacctcgccccatcgttgcttgtgaacaactgagcctttcggggatgcttcTTTTATACCCTATCATGACACTAACCGGtttccaattaatctgttcacctgcggaatgttccaaacaggtgttgttggttggttttttttagtATTCCTTAACGTTCCCAGTCTTTCCCTTTTTctggcttttttggaacgtgttgcaggcatcaaattagaaatgagagaatatttgtaacaacaaaaacaataacaattgtcagtttgaacattaaatatgtatcttgtctttgtagtgtattcaaatgaatatgttgaaaaggatttggaaagcattgtattttgtttttatttaagttttaaaCAACATCTTTACAAAAGAATCTCATTCTCCTcaactgttgttgtttgttagcgtgTTTGCTACTCATGTATCTGTTTAAATCAACTACCACTGATCTGCCCTGGTACTATTCAGTGGAAAAGCAGCAGAAGGGTTTCTCGGGCAACCCATTATTGGTTGAAGGTGTCTACTACTGCTTTAGTATACAGTGTATACTTTATGGTCAATTTAGTCGTCACCCCTTTCATTCTTGGAGTTGTCCCTTTGGTCCTCACTTCCAGTTTAGTTATCTAATCCATTTTTCAACGTTCAGGATATTTTCTATAtgtctaaaaaataaactgtaatCAATGTATATGAACCATAGTAAATCAATGTCTTCTCTGGACTGTGTTCCCTGTAGGAGCCACCATGCTATCGTGCAGAATCCATCCATGACAGATGTTTGTGCCAAGAGGCACCTCACCAAGGTCTATATTTTGCACTTTGAGTGCCTGATTTGTACATTTGAACCAGATCTGAAATATGCAAAATGGTATTCAGGCTTTTCAGGCAGAATACATGAGTCATTGAAAACTTTGTCTTGTAAATAATTTGCCAAggctttgtgacattttatgcTATTGCCAAGTACATGTTTAAACTCATACTGTCAACTAGTGATCATCAACATAATGCAGAGAAAGACATACATTTActattttttcactttgttctttgttgttgctgtttgtcAATTATTATTGACCAGGTCTGATGCCAATGGGCTGTTTTGAAGCCAATTTATAGTCACTCATGGCTCACCCCTTGTCTTTAGTTGAACATAAAATGATCTCTTTAAAGTAAATCTTCTTTACACTTTAAGAAATATGGTTATGTACACACCGTATGTATCTCTATGCAATAGAAATGATCAGACAATCAGTTTTCCTCCtttcaaaatacaataaagtcaTCCAAATGCCTCATTATAACATAAGCAAGTATGCAGGAAATCTAGGAATGCTTTTATGCTAGCGCACTGTGTGAATGCTTTTAAGAGCCTTTGTTTTCTAATGAATAAAATGACCACCAGTCATTAATTTGCAATGTGTTGCAATTTATTAAAAGCTTTTCTACAGTATGAAATGTATTTGAGTGCATGTGGCTGTttatgcaaaaacacacacatgatgATGTCAACTGATTAAATTAAACCTTGTGAAAGAAGTTGGCATTGTAAGAGAAGCAGCACACCAGGTTAAGAGCCCGAAGGAGACAGGTATAAAGCAAGGAAGCTGGGTGGGGTCCATAATGGTGAGTGAGACTGATCTCAGCTCATTCTCCTGGCTGGTTGGCAATCAGAGCATGTGCATGGTCAGGATAGCAGCACGGGCCGAGCTGGGCAGCATTTGCCAGGGACAGAGGGCAAGCTTATTGAGAAGCAGTGTGATGGACACAATGGGTGCGACAGACTTGCTGCATCAACAGGGTTTTTGCTGCTGTGGCCAGAAATAAACCATAAATACCCCCCTGGCCTCCACGAACTGCTCACCAGACCACCACACCCTCACACTAAGACAGGctgacaagaaagacaagaacaAGGGGAAGACGGGGAGATTGGCTTGTACCAGGTGCACTGACAAAAGCCATccaggtaaaaataaataaatatgaccaAGGGCACTAGCAAAATGTTCTTACTTTCTCACTAGTTCTGTCTTATCTGCATCAGAATGCTTGCTTCAAAACACAGTATGTACTATTAATGTGTAATTTTGAACTACTAAGCtgcaacattatgaccacttttAACAACCTAATGAGAGCCAAGGcatgagctgtatcaaaaatggtGCCTTTAGAAAAGGTCTTCACTCAGAATAATAAGCATGCAGTATTGTTAAATTACTACCTCTTggactgtgtttaaaaaaaaaaagtctccaaaggcagaattttttaaaGTTCTTACGTTGGAACTCGTTAGCTTGAGCAGCAGGCCCAAATGTTGCAGACAGTGGTGTATGTTCATGTAGAAACAGCACCACTGTTTAGCTAAATTTAGATCCTCAAAATGAATCAATAGTGTAATATAACATATAATACTTGTTATTGTCACTTCCCTGTACAATGCAATGAAATGAGTTGatgcaaaaataatatatgtgaATTGAGCCTGGTAGGCTACAATAGTTGAGGTGTGTAAGTTGTACTGTTTGGTctataatatttttaaagacaCCTCAAATGTTAAATTGTATAGCACCAAACTAAGGAACATGACAGATCAACAAGAAAGCCCGGATCAGTTCCCTGCAGAGAAGGGCCaaggaggagctggagcctCATATAAGGTATCTCAAGGACACAAACGTGAGTAAATATGAATGACCAAAAGGGACCTGGTCATTCCTGTTAATACTTGTGTTATAGTTGGCAGTTTTTGAGTTTGAGAACTTCCGTGGAAAGAAAGTGGCATTGTCTGGCGAATGTAAAGATGTACTGGAGAGGACACAGAAAGTTGGCTCCATCATTGTGGAATCTGGACCGTGAGTGATTCTGTGTGTCTCCATTGAATAATTAAAGACACCCAAAAACCCATAGATGAATGTCTTAAGTATTTTCTCTCTCCTGTTTCAGATGGATTGGTTTTGAGCATCCAAGCTTTGCAGGGGAGAAGTTTGTATTGGAGAAGGGGGAGTATCCCCGCTGGAGCACCTGGACCAACTGCCAGAGTCACTACTGTTTGAGCTCTTTCAGGCCCCTAAAAGTGGTCTGTATTCATAATGACCATTATTATCGCAAGATCAACAAATTCAACAGGAAATACAAGTGTGCGTCTCTCTACAGGACAATGCAGATCACAAACTGCACCTGTTTGAGAATGCAGGTTTTGAGGGCAGGAAAATGGAGATTGTTGACGATGATGTTCCCAGTCTGTGGGCTTATGGTTTCCAGGATCGTGTGGCCAGTGCTAAGGCCATCAACGGCACGTAAGATACAATCTCCTGCCTTTTCGATATCATCTGCATGGTTAAAATGCTACTGCGATAGTTTGGTTTATTGTTTGAGAGCTGTTATTCAGTCCACTGTACTTTTCCTCCTAAGATGGGTGGGCTACGTGTACCCGGGCTACAGGGGACGCCAGTATGTGTTTGAGCATGGAGACTTTAAGCACTGGAATGATTGGGGAGCCACTGCGCCTCAGATCCAGTCTGTCCGACGTGTGAGGGACATGCAGTGGCACAAGAGGGGGTGCTTCATTGCCCCTACACCTACTCCTAATCCCAACCCTAACCCCACTCCCAACCCCAATCCTATTCCTAACCCTACTCCCATCCCCAAACCATCTCCAAATCCCAAATCACAAACCCAGCCTTTAACCTAATGCCATACGTCCAGTATCTTACAGCTCCTGGGACAAGCCTAGGCCTACTTGCCCACTGTTATATGACAATAACTAATTACTGGCATCTACAAGGATGAAACATGCATATGtgattacaaataaagttatttttcccCTTGATTTTTGATTGACTGCATGATATAGCATGTCGTTTATCATGGACAATATGATCAACTGCAGTCAGTGTTTCCGGCCTTTGAGCCAAaccacacattttacattagtaaaatctcacggcacaccatcaaacaaaaacagcacaacaATTGGATACACTGGTCAATTATGTACCTTTTGCAATCTAAAAGaatagcatttaattgttctgcctgtcactacactATGCATACATAGATGGTTAAACAAAGATAGATTACGCATAGGAAATAAATCTTTCGGGCAAATTAAATTAACATAATTTCCCGCCGCATACCTGATGGtctctcacagcacacaaatatatagagggagagagagagtctatatacatacatacatatacattatataatatatatacataaatacaggacctaaaataagtattgaacacgtcaccatttttctcactaaatatacttccaaaggtgctattgacctgaaaatttctccagatgttgggaacaacccaagtaatcgaTACATACAacgaaagtagaacaaataagttcagaaatgaagttgtgcgTAATAGTGTgcaatgacacagggaaaaagtattgaacatgccaattggtatttatttaatactttgtacaaaagcctttgtttgcaatggcagcttcaagatgcctcctgtatggagaaactggTCACATGCATTACTCTGGTTTGATTTtagcccattcctccacacaagcagtcttcaaatcttgaaggttccgtgggcttcttttatggaccttgagtttcagttctttgcatagattttcgattggattcaagtcaggtgattggcctgGCCATTCtagcaactttatttattttttctttgaaaccaattgagagtttccttgccAGTATGTTTTAGATCATTATCGTGCTAAAAGTCCACcttcgtttcattttcatcatccttgtgGATGGtggcagatttttgtcaagaatgtctcggtacattcacccttccttcaataatgtgaagtttaccagtacaattttctgaaaagcagccccacaccatcatgttcccacctccaaacttcactgatggtatggtgtttttagggtgatgtgcagtgcaatttcttctccaaacgtggtgtggaTTATGgaatccaaacagttcaattttgctctaatccgaccagactatattctcccagtatttaactgtctgtccaaatattgttcagcaaactttaaatgagctttggcatgttttttttttccattgatggGGTTTTGCATGGTGAGGGTGCATATtgtccttgtgacaacagtacctgttaattccaggtctttCGAAGCTcaccacaggtggtccttggctcttggacaactcttctgattattctttgcactcctctgtcagaaatcttgtgaggagcacctgatcgaggcaaatttatggtggtatgattggctttccacttacgtattatggcc
Encoded here:
- the LOC133483238 gene encoding beta-crystallin B3-like, which translates into the protein MTDQQESPDQFPAEKGQGGAGASYKLAVFEFENFRGKKVALSGECKDVLERTQKVGSIIVESGPWIGFEHPSFAGEKFVLEKGEYPRWSTWTNCQSHYCLSSFRPLKVDNADHKLHLFENAGFEGRKMEIVDDDVPSLWAYGFQDRVASAKAINGTWVGYVYPGYRGRQYVFEHGDFKHWNDWGATAPQIQSVRRVRDMQWHKRGCFIAPTPTPNPNPNPTPNPNPIPNPTPIPKPSPNPKSQTQPLT